In one Janibacter cremeus genomic region, the following are encoded:
- the dnaK gene encoding molecular chaperone DnaK: MARAVGIDLGTTNSAVAVLEGGEPTIIANAEGGRTTPSVVAFSKGGEVLAGEVAKRQAVTNADRTVRSVKRHIGTDWTTDEIDGKRYTAQEISARTLQKLKRDAEAYLGEDVTDAVVTVPAYFDDHERQATKEAGEIAGLNVLRIVNEPTAAALAYGLDKGKEDELILVFDLGGGTFDVSLLEVGKDPEDGFSTIQVRATSGDNQLGGDDWDERIVNHLLTQVKNNTGVDLSNDKIAMQRLRDAAEQAKKELSSSSTTSINLQYLSMGDNGPIHLDESLSRANFEQMTKDLLDRTKQPFDNVIKDAGVSLSDIDHVVLVGGSTRMPAVSELVKEMTKKDPNKGVNPDEVVALGAALQAGVLKGERKDVLLIDVTPLSLGIETKGGLFTKLIERNTAIPTKRSEVFSTAEDNQPSVLIQVFQGEREIAQQNKNLGTFELTGIAPAPRGVPQVEVTFDIDANGIVNVSAKDRGTGQEQKITISGGSALSKEEIDRMVKEAEAHADEDRQRREETEARNTAENLVYSTEKFLSESGEKLTDEQRKPVDDALADLKEAIKPESEISVEDLNKKVDTLNEESQKMGAALYAASAEEGQAGGETPGADTGGDQGSTEGDDDIVDAEVVDEDADSEEKK; this comes from the coding sequence ATGGCCCGTGCCGTTGGCATCGACCTCGGAACCACCAACTCTGCCGTCGCCGTCCTCGAGGGTGGCGAGCCCACGATCATCGCCAACGCCGAAGGCGGGCGCACCACCCCGTCCGTCGTGGCCTTCTCCAAGGGCGGCGAGGTCCTCGCCGGAGAGGTCGCCAAGCGTCAGGCGGTGACCAACGCCGACCGCACCGTCCGCTCCGTCAAGCGCCACATCGGCACCGACTGGACGACCGACGAGATCGACGGCAAGAGGTACACCGCCCAGGAGATCTCGGCCCGCACGCTGCAGAAGCTCAAGCGCGACGCCGAGGCCTACCTCGGTGAGGACGTGACCGACGCCGTCGTCACCGTCCCCGCCTACTTCGACGACCACGAGCGCCAGGCCACCAAGGAGGCCGGCGAGATCGCGGGCCTGAACGTCCTGCGCATCGTCAACGAGCCCACCGCTGCGGCCCTGGCCTACGGCCTCGACAAGGGCAAGGAGGACGAGCTCATCCTCGTCTTCGACCTCGGTGGCGGTACCTTCGACGTCTCCCTGCTCGAGGTCGGCAAGGACCCCGAGGACGGCTTCTCCACCATCCAGGTGCGTGCCACCTCCGGTGACAACCAGCTCGGTGGTGACGACTGGGATGAGCGCATCGTCAACCACCTGCTCACCCAGGTGAAGAACAACACCGGCGTGGACCTGAGCAACGACAAGATCGCCATGCAGCGTCTGCGGGACGCGGCGGAGCAGGCCAAGAAGGAGCTCTCCTCCTCCTCGACCACCTCCATCAACCTGCAGTACCTGTCGATGGGCGACAACGGCCCGATCCACCTCGACGAGTCGCTCTCCCGCGCGAACTTCGAGCAGATGACCAAGGACCTGCTCGACCGCACGAAGCAGCCCTTCGACAACGTCATCAAGGACGCCGGGGTCTCCCTCTCCGACATCGACCACGTGGTCCTCGTCGGTGGCTCGACCCGCATGCCCGCGGTCAGCGAGCTCGTCAAGGAGATGACCAAGAAGGACCCGAACAAGGGCGTCAACCCGGACGAGGTCGTCGCGCTCGGCGCGGCCCTGCAGGCCGGTGTCCTCAAGGGCGAGCGCAAGGACGTTCTGCTCATCGACGTCACCCCGCTGTCCTTGGGCATCGAGACCAAGGGCGGCCTGTTCACCAAGCTGATCGAGCGCAACACGGCCATCCCGACGAAGCGCTCGGAGGTGTTCTCGACCGCCGAGGACAACCAGCCCTCGGTGCTCATCCAGGTCTTCCAGGGTGAGCGCGAGATCGCGCAGCAGAACAAGAACCTCGGCACCTTCGAGCTGACCGGCATCGCGCCGGCGCCGCGTGGTGTGCCGCAGGTCGAGGTCACCTTCGACATCGACGCCAACGGCATCGTCAACGTCTCCGCCAAGGACCGCGGCACCGGCCAGGAGCAGAAGATCACCATCTCCGGCGGCTCCGCGCTGTCGAAGGAGGAGATCGACCGCATGGTCAAGGAGGCCGAGGCCCACGCGGACGAGGACCGGCAGCGTCGTGAGGAGACCGAGGCCCGCAACACGGCGGAGAACCTCGTCTACTCCACGGAGAAGTTCCTCTCCGAGTCCGGCGAGAAGCTGACCGACGAGCAGCGCAAGCCCGTCGACGACGCCCTCGCCGACCTCAAGGAGGCCATCAAGCCCGAGTCCGAGATCAGCGTCGAGGACCTCAACAAGAAGGTCGACACCCTCAACGAGGAGAGCCAGAAGATGGGCGCCGCCCTCTACGCGGCCTCCGCCGAGGAGGGCCAGGCCGGTGGCGAGACCCCCGGCGCCGACACCGGCGGCGACCAGGGCTCGACCGAGGGCGACGACGACATCGTCGACGCCGAGGTCGTCGACGAGGACGCTGACTCCGAGGAGAAGAAGTGA
- a CDS encoding GAF and ANTAR domain-containing protein — MNAEDERVLFATIARDLASKTSEQAILDSVVEMAVRLVPGCDDAGVMIITKQHKVETPAATSQRVRDSDDAQAEHGEGPCFDASHAHEERNAAFHCHSTSADSRWPRYLPRARELGVGSILGFQLFSHEHTFGALNLYSDREHAFSAESENRGWVLASHAAVALTSARTSRQLHAALENARTIGQAVGMVRARYDMSEEQATSALLRMSQENNVKMADLARSVVTDGVQAR; from the coding sequence ATGAACGCGGAAGACGAGAGGGTGCTGTTCGCGACCATCGCGAGGGACCTGGCCAGCAAGACCTCCGAGCAGGCCATCCTCGACTCGGTCGTGGAGATGGCCGTACGACTGGTGCCCGGGTGCGATGACGCCGGGGTCATGATCATCACCAAGCAACACAAGGTCGAGACCCCCGCTGCCACCAGTCAACGGGTGCGTGACTCCGACGACGCCCAGGCCGAGCACGGCGAAGGGCCGTGCTTCGACGCCTCGCACGCGCACGAGGAGCGCAACGCGGCCTTCCACTGCCACTCGACGAGCGCCGATTCCCGGTGGCCCCGGTACCTGCCGCGGGCGCGGGAGCTGGGGGTGGGGAGCATACTCGGCTTCCAGCTGTTCAGCCACGAGCACACCTTCGGCGCCCTGAATCTCTACAGCGACCGGGAGCACGCCTTCAGCGCCGAGAGCGAGAACCGCGGGTGGGTCCTGGCCTCCCACGCCGCGGTCGCGCTGACCTCGGCACGCACGAGCCGGCAGCTGCACGCGGCCCTGGAGAACGCGCGCACGATCGGCCAGGCGGTCGGGATGGTGCGGGCCCGGTACGACATGTCGGAGGAGCAGGCGACCTCGGCCCTGCTGCGGATGTCGCAGGAGAACAACGTCAAGATGGCCGACCTCGCCCGGTCGGTGGTCACGGACGGCGTCCAGGCCCGCTGA
- a CDS encoding FAD-binding oxidoreductase — MADLTELPRRSVWHGWGDPGQVRPLPTGGWPLLKFLGRVEPAAHDAPPVALGEVRLPEVHLTEAARAALVAVVGDEHVSTDRLDRVEHAGGKSYADLYRLRTGDGSRAPDAVVFPGTSKEVSGLLAACVEHEVAVVPFGGGTSVVGGVDPVRGRFSAVISLDLRRLNRVRGVDPVSQTAVVQAGVRGPEAEAVFQEHDLTLGHFPQSHQQATLGGYLVTRSAGQASSGYGRFEENVVSATMATPTGELVVGGRAPANETAAGPKLLDLVIGSEGLLGVVTEATVQLSRRPTIEHQESWALHDTPTGFAAFRDLAQELGRGIMPDVARLSDHDETTTVMAQAGLAGMAGMGRVRARGWREPALAVFQLEDRDKATLRFRRKKLAAVLKRHGAVRLTDSIAEHWMTGRFRGPYQRDHLMDRGVFVETVETATTWDNLEHLYDAVRSAIVTATGRGWVQCHVSHLEGGGASLYYTVMASAEDDPLAQWRRIRTAAGQAMIDAGGTITYHHAVGTDHRPWMRDEIGDGGIRILRAVKAELDPTGVLNPGKLIPDDEG, encoded by the coding sequence ATGGCAGATCTCACCGAGCTCCCGCGGCGTTCCGTCTGGCACGGGTGGGGTGACCCGGGGCAGGTCAGACCGCTGCCGACCGGTGGCTGGCCGCTGCTGAAGTTCCTCGGCAGGGTCGAGCCCGCCGCCCACGACGCCCCACCCGTCGCGCTCGGGGAGGTGCGGCTGCCCGAGGTGCACCTCACCGAGGCCGCCCGTGCGGCGCTCGTCGCCGTCGTCGGTGACGAGCACGTCTCCACCGATCGTCTCGACCGGGTCGAGCATGCCGGCGGCAAGAGCTATGCGGACCTCTACCGGCTGCGTACCGGTGACGGCTCCCGGGCCCCCGACGCCGTGGTCTTCCCGGGCACCTCGAAGGAGGTCTCCGGCCTCCTCGCCGCCTGCGTCGAGCACGAGGTGGCCGTCGTCCCCTTCGGGGGTGGCACGAGCGTCGTCGGAGGCGTCGACCCGGTGCGGGGTCGGTTCTCCGCGGTCATCAGCCTCGACCTGCGCCGTCTCAACAGGGTGCGCGGGGTCGACCCGGTGTCCCAGACCGCTGTCGTGCAGGCCGGTGTCCGCGGGCCCGAGGCCGAGGCCGTCTTCCAGGAGCACGACCTGACCCTGGGGCACTTCCCGCAGAGCCACCAGCAGGCCACCCTCGGTGGGTACCTCGTCACCCGCAGTGCCGGGCAGGCCTCCTCGGGTTACGGCCGCTTCGAGGAGAACGTCGTCTCCGCCACGATGGCCACCCCGACCGGTGAGCTGGTCGTCGGTGGCCGGGCCCCGGCCAACGAGACCGCTGCCGGGCCGAAGCTCCTCGACCTCGTCATCGGCAGCGAGGGGCTGCTCGGTGTCGTCACCGAGGCGACCGTCCAGCTGTCCCGTCGGCCGACGATCGAGCACCAGGAGTCCTGGGCGCTGCACGACACCCCGACCGGGTTCGCCGCCTTCCGAGACCTCGCGCAGGAGCTCGGCCGCGGGATCATGCCGGATGTCGCCCGCCTGTCCGACCACGACGAGACGACGACGGTGATGGCGCAGGCCGGACTGGCCGGGATGGCCGGGATGGGTCGCGTGCGCGCCCGCGGCTGGCGCGAGCCGGCCCTCGCGGTCTTCCAGCTGGAGGACCGCGACAAGGCCACGCTGCGCTTCCGCCGCAAGAAGCTCGCGGCGGTCCTCAAGCGCCACGGCGCCGTGAGGCTGACCGACTCCATCGCCGAGCACTGGATGACGGGCAGGTTCCGCGGCCCGTACCAGCGCGACCACCTCATGGACCGCGGTGTCTTCGTCGAGACCGTCGAGACCGCGACCACGTGGGACAACCTCGAGCACCTCTACGACGCGGTCCGCTCGGCGATCGTCACGGCCACGGGACGCGGCTGGGTGCAGTGCCACGTCTCGCACCTCGAGGGCGGTGGCGCCTCCCTCTACTACACCGTCATGGCCTCCGCCGAGGACGACCCACTGGCCCAGTGGCGTCGGATCAGGACCGCCGCGGGCCAGGCGATGATCGACGCAGGGGGGACCATCACCTACCACCACGCCGTGGGCACCGACCACCGCCCCTGGATGAGGGACGAGATCGGCGACGGGGGTATCCGCATCCTGCGCGCCGTCAAGGCCGAGCTGGACCCGACGGGCGTACTCAACCCCGGCAAACTCATCCCGGACGACGAGGGATGA
- a CDS encoding DMT family transporter, translating to MTRSAGTATAVVAAVGAAALWGTTGTAQALGPEGTQPISVGALRIVVGAVALALLAVAVRPGAPAPLAAQRVRVPQPVVLLLGGLCVAAYQVCFFEGVARAGVAVGTVVALGTAPLATGLLGLLLAERPSRRWGLATAGAVTGVVLLVTGSAGTGGPIDALGILAAVGAGLSYAGYTVAARTLLLRGVRGLVVMAGLFVAGAILLLPALLSADLAWLRSPAGWAMVLWLGIGATGVSYVLFQHGLARLSASTVATLSLAEPVTATLLGVLVLRESLSLLTGVGIAVVLLSLLLVAAPARRRGRRVGTVSARPRP from the coding sequence GTGACGCGCAGCGCGGGGACCGCGACGGCGGTGGTGGCCGCCGTCGGGGCGGCCGCTCTCTGGGGCACCACCGGCACCGCGCAGGCCCTCGGCCCGGAGGGCACCCAACCGATCTCGGTGGGCGCCCTGCGCATCGTCGTCGGCGCGGTCGCCCTGGCGTTGCTGGCCGTCGCGGTCCGGCCCGGCGCTCCGGCCCCCCTGGCCGCCCAGCGGGTGCGGGTCCCCCAGCCGGTCGTCCTCCTGCTCGGCGGTCTCTGCGTCGCGGCCTACCAGGTGTGCTTCTTCGAAGGGGTCGCCCGCGCCGGGGTGGCGGTCGGCACCGTCGTGGCCCTCGGGACCGCGCCGCTGGCGACCGGTCTGCTCGGTCTGCTCCTGGCCGAGAGGCCGAGTCGTCGGTGGGGCCTCGCGACGGCCGGCGCCGTCACGGGAGTCGTCCTCCTCGTGACCGGATCGGCGGGGACGGGCGGGCCGATCGACGCGCTGGGCATCCTCGCCGCCGTCGGCGCGGGGCTGTCCTACGCGGGCTACACGGTCGCCGCGCGGACGCTCCTGCTGCGGGGAGTGCGGGGGCTGGTCGTCATGGCCGGGCTCTTCGTCGCCGGTGCGATCCTGCTGCTGCCGGCCCTCCTCTCGGCCGACCTGGCCTGGCTGCGCTCCCCGGCCGGGTGGGCGATGGTGCTGTGGCTCGGGATCGGCGCGACCGGTGTCTCCTACGTGCTCTTCCAGCACGGGCTGGCCCGGCTCTCCGCGAGCACGGTCGCCACCCTCTCCCTCGCCGAGCCGGTCACGGCCACGCTGCTCGGGGTGCTCGTCCTGCGCGAGAGCCTTTCCCTCCTGACGGGTGTCGGCATCGCCGTGGTCCTGCTCAGCCTGCTCCTCGTGGCGGCCCCGGCGCGCCGCCGCGGACGTCGCGTCGGCACGGTGTCGGCTCGGCCCCGGCCATGA
- a CDS encoding diacylglycerol/lipid kinase family protein produces MTDALVVVNPTARNGAARAMIPVVTDILRSHGWSVDVAVTESAEHAVQIAAAAEPDDQLLVALGGDGLVARVAEGAIRSGALVAPLPGGRGCDFIRALGGSRDLRQATSSLPLATERRVDVGLAGGTPFLGVATVGYDSRANDHANAAPAWLPAALVYAYGGARALLETRTTSITMTTDGQARTFDGWSVAIGNSGRYGAGMRANPDALLDDGELDVTTVEGLPRWKYPMLLPRYFRGTHVDGVDIRADRGSTIDVTSPTGYRVYADGDIVGETPMTFTVRQQELRVLVHAVTQGSGHRRDRGVDSQ; encoded by the coding sequence ATGACCGACGCCCTCGTCGTGGTCAACCCCACCGCCCGCAACGGCGCGGCCAGGGCGATGATCCCGGTCGTCACGGACATCCTGCGCTCGCACGGGTGGTCGGTGGACGTGGCCGTCACGGAGTCCGCCGAGCACGCCGTGCAGATCGCTGCCGCCGCCGAACCCGACGACCAGCTGCTCGTGGCCCTCGGCGGCGACGGTCTCGTCGCCCGGGTCGCCGAGGGAGCCATCCGCTCCGGCGCGCTCGTCGCCCCGCTGCCCGGGGGACGCGGCTGCGACTTCATCCGCGCCCTCGGCGGGTCGCGCGACCTGCGTCAGGCGACATCCTCCCTTCCTCTGGCCACCGAGCGAAGGGTGGATGTCGGCCTCGCGGGAGGGACCCCCTTCCTCGGGGTGGCGACGGTCGGGTACGACTCCCGGGCCAACGACCACGCCAACGCGGCGCCGGCCTGGCTGCCGGCGGCGCTCGTCTACGCCTACGGCGGCGCCCGCGCGCTCCTCGAGACCCGCACGACGTCGATCACCATGACGACGGACGGTCAGGCCCGCACCTTCGACGGCTGGAGCGTCGCCATCGGCAACTCCGGTCGCTACGGCGCCGGCATGAGGGCCAACCCCGATGCCCTCCTCGACGACGGCGAGCTCGACGTCACCACGGTCGAGGGCCTGCCGCGGTGGAAGTACCCGATGCTGCTGCCGCGCTACTTCAGGGGCACCCACGTCGACGGCGTCGACATCCGTGCCGATCGCGGGAGCACCATCGACGTCACGTCGCCGACCGGGTACCGCGTGTACGCCGACGGCGACATCGTCGGGGAGACGCCGATGACCTTCACGGTCCGGCAGCAGGAGCTGCGCGTCCTGGTGCACGCGGTGACGCAGGGCTCGGGTCACCGACGCGATCGGGGCGTCGACAGCCAGTAG
- a CDS encoding DnaJ C-terminal domain-containing protein, whose product MASQDWLDKDFYAVLGVSKDAETSEIKKAYRKLAKQYHPDRNEGNPAAEQKFKDIGEAHAVLSDPEERREYDAIRSMTGGGARFTAGGPGGNGGFEDIFSAFGGGGGGSRMRYSTGGGSPFAGGGAGEPDLEDILSMFGGGAGPAGFGGQGAGFRSPRGPQKGADLTARTQLSFRDAVEGRTISLDVNGEKVNAKIPAGVKDGQKIRVRGKGAHGDPSVGRGDLILTVSVQAHPVFGRDGNNLTIDLPVTFAEAALGATVAVPTLDGSSVKVKIAPGTPSGRVLRLKGRGVATAKAKGDLLAKVQIVVPTDLSDAEREAIQVLRDSATGDPRADLASAARG is encoded by the coding sequence ATGGCAAGTCAGGACTGGTTGGACAAGGACTTCTATGCCGTCCTCGGGGTCAGCAAGGACGCCGAGACGAGCGAGATCAAAAAGGCCTACCGGAAGCTCGCCAAGCAGTACCACCCCGACCGCAACGAGGGGAACCCAGCGGCCGAGCAGAAGTTCAAGGACATCGGCGAGGCCCATGCCGTGCTCTCCGACCCCGAGGAGCGGCGCGAGTACGACGCGATCCGCTCCATGACCGGCGGGGGTGCCCGCTTCACCGCGGGCGGCCCCGGTGGCAACGGGGGCTTCGAGGACATCTTCTCCGCCTTCGGCGGGGGAGGGGGCGGTTCCCGGATGCGCTACAGCACCGGGGGCGGCTCCCCCTTCGCCGGGGGCGGGGCCGGTGAGCCGGACCTGGAGGACATCCTCTCGATGTTCGGCGGTGGCGCCGGGCCAGCCGGCTTCGGTGGCCAGGGCGCCGGTTTCCGCTCGCCCCGTGGACCGCAGAAGGGTGCCGACCTCACCGCCCGGACACAGCTGTCCTTCCGCGACGCCGTCGAGGGGCGCACCATCTCCCTCGACGTCAACGGCGAGAAGGTCAACGCCAAGATCCCCGCCGGCGTCAAGGACGGGCAGAAGATCCGCGTGCGCGGCAAGGGCGCCCACGGCGACCCGAGCGTCGGGCGTGGCGACCTGATCCTCACCGTCTCGGTGCAGGCGCACCCGGTCTTCGGGCGCGACGGCAACAACCTGACGATCGACCTGCCGGTGACCTTCGCCGAGGCGGCGCTCGGGGCGACCGTGGCCGTGCCGACCCTCGACGGGTCGAGCGTGAAGGTCAAGATCGCCCCCGGCACCCCGAGCGGCCGTGTGCTGCGGCTCAAGGGGCGCGGGGTGGCGACCGCCAAGGCGAAGGGGGACCTGCTCGCCAAGGTGCAGATCGTCGTGCCGACCGATCTCAGCGATGCCGAGCGCGAGGCCATCCAGGTCCTGCGCGACTCGGCCACCGGTGACCCGCGCGCAGACCTCGCGTCCGCGGCGCGGGGCTGA
- a CDS encoding cation diffusion facilitator family transporter, with translation MGAGHAHSPPADDAGHPGDFRTKLAIAFAITAGIVVAQAVGAWVTGSLALLTDTAHALTDASGLLVALIAGTLMLRPAASTRTWGYRRVEVIAALAQATLLLVVGAYAAVEGVRRLVAPPEVPAGELLVFGIIGLVANAVAIGVLASNRSANLNMRAAFLEVLNDALGSVGVIIAAIVIATTGYLQADAIAGLFIAALIVPRAVKLLRETSSVLMEFTPKGLDLDDVREHMLSVEHVREVHDLHASTVATGLPTLSAHVVVDDECFADGHAAEVLAHVKTCVAEHFDVAIHHSTIQIETPSISAAEPRSTKH, from the coding sequence ATGGGTGCAGGACATGCTCACTCCCCGCCAGCCGATGACGCGGGGCACCCCGGGGACTTCCGCACGAAGCTCGCCATCGCCTTCGCGATCACGGCGGGCATCGTCGTGGCCCAGGCCGTGGGCGCCTGGGTCACCGGCAGCCTCGCGCTCCTGACCGACACGGCCCACGCCCTGACCGACGCCTCCGGGCTGCTGGTCGCCCTCATCGCCGGCACGCTGATGCTGCGACCGGCCGCCTCCACCCGGACCTGGGGGTACCGGCGGGTCGAGGTGATCGCCGCACTCGCCCAGGCGACCCTGCTCCTCGTCGTCGGCGCCTACGCGGCGGTCGAAGGCGTCCGTCGCCTCGTCGCCCCGCCCGAGGTGCCCGCCGGGGAGCTGCTCGTCTTCGGCATCATCGGCCTCGTCGCCAACGCCGTCGCCATCGGGGTCCTGGCGTCGAACCGGTCGGCCAACCTCAACATGCGCGCCGCCTTCCTCGAGGTGCTCAACGACGCCCTCGGCTCGGTGGGCGTGATCATCGCGGCGATCGTCATCGCGACGACCGGCTACCTGCAGGCGGACGCGATCGCGGGCCTCTTCATCGCCGCGCTCATCGTCCCGCGGGCGGTCAAGCTCCTGCGCGAGACCTCCAGCGTGCTGATGGAGTTCACGCCCAAGGGACTCGACCTCGACGACGTCCGCGAGCACATGCTGTCCGTGGAGCACGTGCGCGAGGTCCACGACCTGCACGCCTCCACGGTGGCCACCGGCCTGCCGACCCTCAGCGCCCACGTCGTCGTCGACGACGAGTGCTTCGCCGACGGGCACGCCGCCGAGGTGCTCGCCCACGTGAAGACGTGCGTCGCCGAGCACTTCGACGTCGCCATCCACCACTCGACCATCCAGATCGAGACGCCGTCGATCAGCGCGGCCGAGCCGCGGTCGACGAAGCACTGA
- a CDS encoding spermidine synthase: MRRFEELAWSSTPRGEISLRRRVEPTLKVEVYEVKLGDEFLMSSLFTVAEVELARLGLAEAKGDQLDVVVGGLGLGCTARAALEDPRVRSMVVVDAMAEVIDWHERELLPESADLVRDPRTRLLHDDFFALAASEAGFDPDAPGRTFDAVLLDIDHTPHHLLHPDHAPFYSEDGLRRLTAHLRPGGVFALWSDDPPDEQFCGLLERVFDHVDALVVAFANFLTGGQSSNTIYVAR, encoded by the coding sequence ATGCGACGATTCGAGGAGCTCGCCTGGAGCTCGACGCCCCGGGGGGAGATCAGCCTGCGCCGACGGGTCGAGCCGACGCTCAAGGTGGAAGTCTACGAGGTCAAGCTCGGTGACGAGTTCCTCATGTCGAGCCTGTTCACGGTCGCCGAGGTCGAGCTGGCCCGGCTGGGGCTGGCCGAGGCGAAGGGGGACCAGCTGGACGTGGTCGTCGGCGGCCTCGGCCTGGGCTGCACGGCGCGGGCCGCGCTCGAGGACCCGCGGGTGCGCTCGATGGTCGTCGTCGACGCGATGGCGGAGGTGATCGACTGGCACGAGCGCGAGCTGCTGCCCGAGTCGGCCGACCTCGTGCGGGACCCGCGCACCCGGCTGCTGCACGACGACTTCTTCGCGCTCGCGGCGTCCGAGGCAGGCTTCGACCCGGACGCCCCGGGGCGGACCTTCGACGCGGTGCTGCTCGACATCGACCACACCCCGCACCACCTGCTCCACCCCGACCACGCCCCCTTCTACAGCGAGGACGGACTGCGCCGGCTCACCGCCCACCTGCGTCCCGGCGGGGTCTTCGCGCTCTGGTCGGACGACCCGCCCGACGAGCAGTTCTGCGGGCTGCTCGAGCGGGTCTTCGACCATGTGGACGCGCTCGTGGTGGCCTTCGCCAACTTCCTCACCGGCGGCCAGTCGAGCAACACCATCTACGTCGCGCGCTGA
- a CDS encoding nucleotide exchange factor GrpE — protein MTDPNEPIDPEVTADADTRAEEPVDAEVVPEEQETAPSGAAPGGASDGDDTPAESDTPEADVHPDTALAAERLEDLLRLQAEYVNYKRRVDRDRADIQIRAAHDVLETLLPVLDEIQLADQHGDLPEGSPVRTITDKLQQALGKYGLERVGAKGEPFDPNVHEALMHAEWDPEDADLPTDTTETTVVTVLQPGYRAGDRVLRAARVAVADPQ, from the coding sequence GTGACCGACCCCAACGAGCCGATCGACCCCGAGGTGACCGCTGACGCGGACACCCGGGCCGAGGAGCCGGTCGACGCCGAGGTGGTCCCGGAGGAGCAGGAGACTGCACCCTCCGGGGCCGCCCCCGGCGGGGCCTCCGACGGAGACGACACGCCGGCCGAGTCGGACACCCCCGAGGCCGATGTGCACCCCGACACCGCCCTCGCGGCCGAGCGCCTCGAGGACCTGCTGCGGCTGCAGGCCGAGTACGTCAACTACAAGCGGCGCGTGGACCGCGACCGGGCGGATATCCAGATCCGTGCGGCGCACGACGTCCTCGAGACGCTCCTGCCGGTGCTCGACGAGATCCAGCTCGCCGACCAGCACGGGGACCTGCCCGAGGGCAGCCCGGTGCGCACCATCACCGACAAGCTCCAGCAGGCGCTGGGCAAGTACGGCCTGGAGCGCGTCGGGGCCAAGGGCGAGCCCTTCGACCCCAACGTCCACGAGGCACTGATGCACGCCGAGTGGGACCCGGAGGACGCGGACCTGCCGACGGACACGACCGAGACGACGGTCGTCACGGTCCTCCAGCCGGGCTACCGTGCGGGCGATCGTGTGCTGCGGGCGGCCCGCGTCGCCGTCGCCGACCCGCAGTAA